One genomic segment of Erpetoichthys calabaricus chromosome 7, fErpCal1.3, whole genome shotgun sequence includes these proteins:
- the LOC114654486 gene encoding A-kinase anchor protein 2 isoform X1, whose product MFRYTAPWQVLCLSMEQGFRKSSKIAEDDRDLKKDKGVKSVSFLEPISIFSGSKRKMEVEAPFSEKPAQSQYTCLPSNDQNGLKVRHESLDSDVAKEIQYLDEVLEANCCDSVNETFNGMPSPRATALEASSPSVSVSGRMSPSDNDVIVIGRRQVTCVEADDGSQTKSNGHSVPEHDDSNLQSNQRSAVEPSLTTIKKEARFELRAFHEEKKPSKLFDSSMEKEIVRVKMIRPSEEIAELERERRELIRSQAVKKNPGIAAKWWNPPQEKTILEQLDPEQLESHKKYEERKQRKQDTSTALPSPKQNQTVVTESEPLNVNKDDIVTEQIDFSAARKQFLKMDMPTQPSAPKRSVAPKMYSAKPFCKAPEQPQMEKLAGSVMVTGSSSSQDQSEAEVTTIRAEKIYYVPDKLDETTLEENIKASNDPNEGFKDERWEEEEEDVEFTCARAVMTILKDEEHDMPYVYAKSVTVSSHPEELDSGLDDLSLRSQDTTILETLSNDFSMDNVSDSGASNETMNAFLENSLGDFSLPPTPQAVTPIDCKMEGSAKTQADPVMCPLPGTYNGVMATDEQLEYHAGILVENAIQQAIAQQSHERSVTVQEPTTPEVCIQEAAEKLPPIEPEEQTAEQLSPLRVTSQFQPPQVSSPVQGPAESCDQRAVDVSSERSPTEDRQEFSYFSKYSQAAELRSTASVLKTQEPELNAGPFKLRSRKQRTLSMIEEEIRAAQEREEELRRQRQRVSAEPSPTKKSGPNLPTRIACSGKTVPGKIEKLRPVPPVSPSAEGPLPSPLSDGGSEETGGNHRPKNFMQTLMEDYETHKVRRREKVEDTSYARLLLANDVTSEVLEATRVTRRKSSMALRWEAGIYANRDENE is encoded by the exons aaGTCTTCCAAAATCGCTGAAGATGACAGAGATTTAAAGAAAGACAAAGGTGTGAAGAGTGTCAGCTTCCTCGAACCCATCAGCATATTCTCTGGCAGCAAGCGCAAGATGGAAGTTGAGGCTCCTTTCTCAGAGAAGCCTGCCCAGAGTCAGTACACGTGCTTACCGAGCAACGACCAGAATGGACTGAAGGTCAGGCATGAATCCCTGGACAGCGATGTGGCCAAGGAGATCCAGTATTTGGATGAAGTTCTAGAGGCTAACTGCTGCGATTCTGTGAATGAGACTTTCAATGGGATGCCATCTCCTCGTGCAACTGCCCTCGAAGCCTCCAGCCCATCGGTGAGCGTTTCTGGTAGAATGTCACCATCTGATAATGACGTAATTGTGATAGGAAGAAGACAAGTCACGTGTGTGGAGGCAGACGATGGCAGCCAGACGAAGAGCAATGGTCACTCGGTACCTGAGCATGACGATTCCAACCTACAATCCAATCAGAGGTCAGCCGTTGAGCCAAGTTTGACGACCATCAAGAAAGAAGCCCGATTTGAATTGAGGGCTTTCCACGAAGAGAAGAAGCCATCTAAGCTTTTTGACAGCAGTATGGAAAAGGAGATCGTCAGAGTGAAGATGATCAGGCCTTCGGAGGAGATTGCAGAGCTGGAGAGAGAACGGCGAGAGCTGATCCGTAGCCAGGCTGTCAAAAAGAATCCCGGTATTGCCGCCAAATGGTGGAACCCACCGCAGGAGAAAACCATTTTGGAACAGCTGGACCCGGAACAGCTGGAGTCGCATAAGAAATACGAAGAAAGGAAGCAGAGGAAGCAAGACACGAGCACGGCCCTGCCATCGCCAAAGCAGAACCAAACCGTCGTCACAGAGTCCGAACCGCTGAACGTTAATAAGGACGACATAGTGACGGAGCAGATTGATTTCTCGGCTGCGCGGAAACAATTTTTAAAGATGGATATGCCGACTCAGCCCAGCGCACCAAAGAGATCTGTGGCTCCCAAGATGTATTCTGCAAAGCCATTCTGCAAAGCACCCGAGCAGCCCCAAATGGAGAAGCTGGCCGGCTCGGTCATGGTGACTGGGAGTTCTAGTAGTCAAGATCAGTCAGAGGCGGAGGTGACCACCATCAGAGCGGAGAAAATCTATTATGTGCCGGATAAGCTGGACGAGACAACGTTAGAGGAAAACATCAAGGCCTCGAATGACCCAAATGAAGGATTCAAAGATGAGaggtgggaggaggaggaggaggacgttGAATTTACTTGTGCTCGAGCCGTGATGACCATTCTGAAAGACGAAGAGCACGATATGCCATACGTCTACGCGAAATCGGTGACCGTGTCCTCTCACCCTGAAGAATTAGACTCTGGCCTAGACGATTTGTCCCTCAGGTCGCAGGACACCACCATACTGGAAACGCTGTCCAATGACTTTAGCATGGATAATGTGAGTGACAGCGGGGCTTCCAACGAGACGATGAACGCCTTTTTGGAGAACTCCTTGGGGGATTTCTCGCTGCCTCCTACTCCACAAGCCGTCACCCCCATTGAttgtaaaatggaaggcagtgCCAAAACCCAGGCTGACCCCGTTATGTGCCCACTGCCAGGTACGTACAACGGAGTCATGGCAACTGATGAGCAGCTGGAGTACCACGCGGGCATTCTAGTGGAAAATGCAATCCAGCAGGCCATTGCCCAGCAGAGTCACGAAAGGAGCGTTACAGTTCAGGAGCCCACTACCCCTGAAGTGTGCATACAAGAGGCAGCAGAAAAGCTGCCCCCCATTGAGCCTGAGGAACAGACTGCAGAGCAACTAAGCCCCCTGAGGGTAACATCCCAGTTTCAGCCACCTCAAGTGTCCTCACCAGTACAGGGACCGGCAGAAAGTTGTGACCAGCGTGCTGTGGACGTTTCAAGTGAGCGGTCGCCCACTGAAGACAGGCAGGAGTTCAGCTACTTCAGCAAGTACTCTCAAGCCGCGGAGCTGAGGAGCACGGCTTCTGTCCTCAAGACGCAGGAACCTGAGCTTAACGCCGGCCCTTTCAAGTTACGCTCCAGGAAGCAGCGGACGCTATCCATGATCGAGGAAGAGATCCGAGCGGCCCAGGAGAGGGAAGAGGAACTGCGAAGACAAAGGCAGAGAGTCAGCGCCGAACCGAGTCCCACAAAGAAAAGTGGTCCTAATCTGCCGACAAGAATAGCGTGCAGTGGGAAGACCGTCCCAG gCAAGATTGAGAAACTTCGCCCCGTGCCCCCAGTATCACCCTCTGCCGAGGGGCCTCTGCCATCGCCGCTGTCCGATGGAGGATCAGAAGAGACCGGAGGCAACCACAGACCTAAGAATTTCATGCAGACTCTCATGGAAGATTACGAGACCCACAAAGTGAGGCGACGAGAGAAAGTCGAAGACACCAGC
- the LOC114654486 gene encoding A-kinase anchor protein 2 isoform X3, with protein sequence MKSSKIAEDDRDLKKDKGVKSVSFLEPISIFSGSKRKMEVEAPFSEKPAQSQYTCLPSNDQNGLKVRHESLDSDVAKEIQYLDEVLEANCCDSVNETFNGMPSPRATALEASSPSVSVSGRMSPSDNDVIVIGRRQVTCVEADDGSQTKSNGHSVPEHDDSNLQSNQRSAVEPSLTTIKKEARFELRAFHEEKKPSKLFDSSMEKEIVRVKMIRPSEEIAELERERRELIRSQAVKKNPGIAAKWWNPPQEKTILEQLDPEQLESHKKYEERKQRKQDTSTALPSPKQNQTVVTESEPLNVNKDDIVTEQIDFSAARKQFLKMDMPTQPSAPKRSVAPKMYSAKPFCKAPEQPQMEKLAGSVMVTGSSSSQDQSEAEVTTIRAEKIYYVPDKLDETTLEENIKASNDPNEGFKDERWEEEEEDVEFTCARAVMTILKDEEHDMPYVYAKSVTVSSHPEELDSGLDDLSLRSQDTTILETLSNDFSMDNVSDSGASNETMNAFLENSLGDFSLPPTPQAVTPIDCKMEGSAKTQADPVMCPLPGTYNGVMATDEQLEYHAGILVENAIQQAIAQQSHERSVTVQEPTTPEVCIQEAAEKLPPIEPEEQTAEQLSPLRVTSQFQPPQVSSPVQGPAESCDQRAVDVSSERSPTEDRQEFSYFSKYSQAAELRSTASVLKTQEPELNAGPFKLRSRKQRTLSMIEEEIRAAQEREEELRRQRQRVSAEPSPTKKSGPNLPTRIACSGKTVPGKIEKLRPVPPVSPSAEGPLPSPLSDGGSEETGGNHRPKNFMQTLMEDYETHKVRRREKVEDTSYARLLLANDVTSEVLEATRVTRRKSSMALRWEAGIYANRDENE encoded by the exons aaGTCTTCCAAAATCGCTGAAGATGACAGAGATTTAAAGAAAGACAAAGGTGTGAAGAGTGTCAGCTTCCTCGAACCCATCAGCATATTCTCTGGCAGCAAGCGCAAGATGGAAGTTGAGGCTCCTTTCTCAGAGAAGCCTGCCCAGAGTCAGTACACGTGCTTACCGAGCAACGACCAGAATGGACTGAAGGTCAGGCATGAATCCCTGGACAGCGATGTGGCCAAGGAGATCCAGTATTTGGATGAAGTTCTAGAGGCTAACTGCTGCGATTCTGTGAATGAGACTTTCAATGGGATGCCATCTCCTCGTGCAACTGCCCTCGAAGCCTCCAGCCCATCGGTGAGCGTTTCTGGTAGAATGTCACCATCTGATAATGACGTAATTGTGATAGGAAGAAGACAAGTCACGTGTGTGGAGGCAGACGATGGCAGCCAGACGAAGAGCAATGGTCACTCGGTACCTGAGCATGACGATTCCAACCTACAATCCAATCAGAGGTCAGCCGTTGAGCCAAGTTTGACGACCATCAAGAAAGAAGCCCGATTTGAATTGAGGGCTTTCCACGAAGAGAAGAAGCCATCTAAGCTTTTTGACAGCAGTATGGAAAAGGAGATCGTCAGAGTGAAGATGATCAGGCCTTCGGAGGAGATTGCAGAGCTGGAGAGAGAACGGCGAGAGCTGATCCGTAGCCAGGCTGTCAAAAAGAATCCCGGTATTGCCGCCAAATGGTGGAACCCACCGCAGGAGAAAACCATTTTGGAACAGCTGGACCCGGAACAGCTGGAGTCGCATAAGAAATACGAAGAAAGGAAGCAGAGGAAGCAAGACACGAGCACGGCCCTGCCATCGCCAAAGCAGAACCAAACCGTCGTCACAGAGTCCGAACCGCTGAACGTTAATAAGGACGACATAGTGACGGAGCAGATTGATTTCTCGGCTGCGCGGAAACAATTTTTAAAGATGGATATGCCGACTCAGCCCAGCGCACCAAAGAGATCTGTGGCTCCCAAGATGTATTCTGCAAAGCCATTCTGCAAAGCACCCGAGCAGCCCCAAATGGAGAAGCTGGCCGGCTCGGTCATGGTGACTGGGAGTTCTAGTAGTCAAGATCAGTCAGAGGCGGAGGTGACCACCATCAGAGCGGAGAAAATCTATTATGTGCCGGATAAGCTGGACGAGACAACGTTAGAGGAAAACATCAAGGCCTCGAATGACCCAAATGAAGGATTCAAAGATGAGaggtgggaggaggaggaggaggacgttGAATTTACTTGTGCTCGAGCCGTGATGACCATTCTGAAAGACGAAGAGCACGATATGCCATACGTCTACGCGAAATCGGTGACCGTGTCCTCTCACCCTGAAGAATTAGACTCTGGCCTAGACGATTTGTCCCTCAGGTCGCAGGACACCACCATACTGGAAACGCTGTCCAATGACTTTAGCATGGATAATGTGAGTGACAGCGGGGCTTCCAACGAGACGATGAACGCCTTTTTGGAGAACTCCTTGGGGGATTTCTCGCTGCCTCCTACTCCACAAGCCGTCACCCCCATTGAttgtaaaatggaaggcagtgCCAAAACCCAGGCTGACCCCGTTATGTGCCCACTGCCAGGTACGTACAACGGAGTCATGGCAACTGATGAGCAGCTGGAGTACCACGCGGGCATTCTAGTGGAAAATGCAATCCAGCAGGCCATTGCCCAGCAGAGTCACGAAAGGAGCGTTACAGTTCAGGAGCCCACTACCCCTGAAGTGTGCATACAAGAGGCAGCAGAAAAGCTGCCCCCCATTGAGCCTGAGGAACAGACTGCAGAGCAACTAAGCCCCCTGAGGGTAACATCCCAGTTTCAGCCACCTCAAGTGTCCTCACCAGTACAGGGACCGGCAGAAAGTTGTGACCAGCGTGCTGTGGACGTTTCAAGTGAGCGGTCGCCCACTGAAGACAGGCAGGAGTTCAGCTACTTCAGCAAGTACTCTCAAGCCGCGGAGCTGAGGAGCACGGCTTCTGTCCTCAAGACGCAGGAACCTGAGCTTAACGCCGGCCCTTTCAAGTTACGCTCCAGGAAGCAGCGGACGCTATCCATGATCGAGGAAGAGATCCGAGCGGCCCAGGAGAGGGAAGAGGAACTGCGAAGACAAAGGCAGAGAGTCAGCGCCGAACCGAGTCCCACAAAGAAAAGTGGTCCTAATCTGCCGACAAGAATAGCGTGCAGTGGGAAGACCGTCCCAG gCAAGATTGAGAAACTTCGCCCCGTGCCCCCAGTATCACCCTCTGCCGAGGGGCCTCTGCCATCGCCGCTGTCCGATGGAGGATCAGAAGAGACCGGAGGCAACCACAGACCTAAGAATTTCATGCAGACTCTCATGGAAGATTACGAGACCCACAAAGTGAGGCGACGAGAGAAAGTCGAAGACACCAGC
- the LOC114654486 gene encoding A-kinase anchor protein 2 isoform X2, whose amino-acid sequence MFRYTAPWQVLCLSMEQGFRKSSKIAEDDRDLKKDKGVKSVSFLEPISIFSGSKRKMEVEAPFSEKPAQSQYTCLPSNDQNGLKVRHESLDSDVAKEIQYLDEVLEANCCDSVNETFNGMPSPRATALEASSPSVSVSGRMSPSDNDVIVIGRRQVTCVEADDGSQTKSNGHSVPEHDDSNLQSNQRSAVEPSLTTIKKEARFELRAFHEEKKPSKLFDSSMEKEIVRVKMIRPSEEIAELERERRELIRSQAVKKNPGIAAKWWNPPQEKTILEQLDPEQLESHKKYEERKQRKQDTSTALPSPKQNQTVVTESEPLNVNKDDIVTEQIDFSAARKQFLKMDMPTQPSAPKRSVAPKMYSAKPFCKAPEQPQMEKLAGSVMVTGSSSSQDQSEAEVTTIRAEKIYYVPDKLDETTLEENIKASNDPNEGFKDERWEEEEEDVEFTCARAVMTILKDEEHDMPYVYAKSVTVSSHPEELDSGLDDLSLRSQDTTILETLSNDFSMDNVSDSGASNETMNAFLENSLGDFSLPPTPQAVTPIDCKMEGSAKTQADPVMCPLPGTYNGVMATDEQLEYHAGILVENAIQQAIAQQSHERSVTVQEPTTPEVCIQEAAEKLPPIEPEEQTAEQLSPLRVTSQFQPPQVSSPVQGPAESCDQRAVDVSSERSPTEDRQEFSYFSKYSQAAELRSTASVLKTQEPELNAGPFKLRSRKQRTLSMIEEEIRAAQEREEELRRQRQRVSAEPSPTKKSGPNLPTRIACSGKTVPGKIEKLRPVPPVSPSAEGPLPSPLSDGGSEETGGNHRPKNFMQTLMEDYETHKVRRREKVEDTSVLEATRVTRRKSSMALRWEAGIYANRDENE is encoded by the exons aaGTCTTCCAAAATCGCTGAAGATGACAGAGATTTAAAGAAAGACAAAGGTGTGAAGAGTGTCAGCTTCCTCGAACCCATCAGCATATTCTCTGGCAGCAAGCGCAAGATGGAAGTTGAGGCTCCTTTCTCAGAGAAGCCTGCCCAGAGTCAGTACACGTGCTTACCGAGCAACGACCAGAATGGACTGAAGGTCAGGCATGAATCCCTGGACAGCGATGTGGCCAAGGAGATCCAGTATTTGGATGAAGTTCTAGAGGCTAACTGCTGCGATTCTGTGAATGAGACTTTCAATGGGATGCCATCTCCTCGTGCAACTGCCCTCGAAGCCTCCAGCCCATCGGTGAGCGTTTCTGGTAGAATGTCACCATCTGATAATGACGTAATTGTGATAGGAAGAAGACAAGTCACGTGTGTGGAGGCAGACGATGGCAGCCAGACGAAGAGCAATGGTCACTCGGTACCTGAGCATGACGATTCCAACCTACAATCCAATCAGAGGTCAGCCGTTGAGCCAAGTTTGACGACCATCAAGAAAGAAGCCCGATTTGAATTGAGGGCTTTCCACGAAGAGAAGAAGCCATCTAAGCTTTTTGACAGCAGTATGGAAAAGGAGATCGTCAGAGTGAAGATGATCAGGCCTTCGGAGGAGATTGCAGAGCTGGAGAGAGAACGGCGAGAGCTGATCCGTAGCCAGGCTGTCAAAAAGAATCCCGGTATTGCCGCCAAATGGTGGAACCCACCGCAGGAGAAAACCATTTTGGAACAGCTGGACCCGGAACAGCTGGAGTCGCATAAGAAATACGAAGAAAGGAAGCAGAGGAAGCAAGACACGAGCACGGCCCTGCCATCGCCAAAGCAGAACCAAACCGTCGTCACAGAGTCCGAACCGCTGAACGTTAATAAGGACGACATAGTGACGGAGCAGATTGATTTCTCGGCTGCGCGGAAACAATTTTTAAAGATGGATATGCCGACTCAGCCCAGCGCACCAAAGAGATCTGTGGCTCCCAAGATGTATTCTGCAAAGCCATTCTGCAAAGCACCCGAGCAGCCCCAAATGGAGAAGCTGGCCGGCTCGGTCATGGTGACTGGGAGTTCTAGTAGTCAAGATCAGTCAGAGGCGGAGGTGACCACCATCAGAGCGGAGAAAATCTATTATGTGCCGGATAAGCTGGACGAGACAACGTTAGAGGAAAACATCAAGGCCTCGAATGACCCAAATGAAGGATTCAAAGATGAGaggtgggaggaggaggaggaggacgttGAATTTACTTGTGCTCGAGCCGTGATGACCATTCTGAAAGACGAAGAGCACGATATGCCATACGTCTACGCGAAATCGGTGACCGTGTCCTCTCACCCTGAAGAATTAGACTCTGGCCTAGACGATTTGTCCCTCAGGTCGCAGGACACCACCATACTGGAAACGCTGTCCAATGACTTTAGCATGGATAATGTGAGTGACAGCGGGGCTTCCAACGAGACGATGAACGCCTTTTTGGAGAACTCCTTGGGGGATTTCTCGCTGCCTCCTACTCCACAAGCCGTCACCCCCATTGAttgtaaaatggaaggcagtgCCAAAACCCAGGCTGACCCCGTTATGTGCCCACTGCCAGGTACGTACAACGGAGTCATGGCAACTGATGAGCAGCTGGAGTACCACGCGGGCATTCTAGTGGAAAATGCAATCCAGCAGGCCATTGCCCAGCAGAGTCACGAAAGGAGCGTTACAGTTCAGGAGCCCACTACCCCTGAAGTGTGCATACAAGAGGCAGCAGAAAAGCTGCCCCCCATTGAGCCTGAGGAACAGACTGCAGAGCAACTAAGCCCCCTGAGGGTAACATCCCAGTTTCAGCCACCTCAAGTGTCCTCACCAGTACAGGGACCGGCAGAAAGTTGTGACCAGCGTGCTGTGGACGTTTCAAGTGAGCGGTCGCCCACTGAAGACAGGCAGGAGTTCAGCTACTTCAGCAAGTACTCTCAAGCCGCGGAGCTGAGGAGCACGGCTTCTGTCCTCAAGACGCAGGAACCTGAGCTTAACGCCGGCCCTTTCAAGTTACGCTCCAGGAAGCAGCGGACGCTATCCATGATCGAGGAAGAGATCCGAGCGGCCCAGGAGAGGGAAGAGGAACTGCGAAGACAAAGGCAGAGAGTCAGCGCCGAACCGAGTCCCACAAAGAAAAGTGGTCCTAATCTGCCGACAAGAATAGCGTGCAGTGGGAAGACCGTCCCAG gCAAGATTGAGAAACTTCGCCCCGTGCCCCCAGTATCACCCTCTGCCGAGGGGCCTCTGCCATCGCCGCTGTCCGATGGAGGATCAGAAGAGACCGGAGGCAACCACAGACCTAAGAATTTCATGCAGACTCTCATGGAAGATTACGAGACCCACAAAGTGAGGCGACGAGAGAAAGTCGAAGACACCAGC